In Mammaliicoccus sp. Marseille-Q6498, the genomic stretch TTTATATGCAGAATTTGAAAACTATAAACGTAGAATGAAACAAGAATCAAGCATTATGAAAGAATACCAAGCACAAAACGTGCTTACAAGTGTATTACCAGCATTAGATAATATGGATCGTGCATTAAAACAAGAAGGCGATTCAGAAGATTATTTAACATTTAAAAAAGGTGTTCAAATGGTATATGATGATTTATTAAAATCATTAAAAGATAATGGTCTTGAAGAAATACAATCTCAAAACCAAAAATTTGATCCAAATGTACATCAAGCAGTAATGCAAGATAACAACCCTGATTTTGAATCTGGCGTTGTAACTGAAGAACTGCAAAGAGGTTATAAATTGAAAGACCGCGTTTTAAGACCAGCAATGGTTAAAGTAAATGAATAATAAATTGAATTTAAAACGTAAATAAAAATTGGAGGAATTATTCTTATGAGTAAAGTAATAGGTATAGACTTAGGTACAACAAATTCAGTAGTATCAGTATTAGAAGGTGGAGAACCAAAAGTAATTCAAAACCCAGAAGGTAACAGAACAACACCATCAGTAGTTGCATTTAAAGATGGAGAAACTCAAGTAGGTGAAGTTGCTAAACGTCAAGCAGTAACAAACCCTAACACAATCCAATCAGTAAAACGTCATATGGGTACTGATTATAAAGAAAAAGTAGAAGACAAAGAATACACACCACAAGAAATCTCTGCTATGATTTTACAAAACTTAAAATCAACTGCAGAAAGTTATTTAGGTGAAAAAGTAACGAAAGCAGTTGTTACAGTTCCTGCTTATTTCAATGACGCAGAACGTCAAGCAACTAAAGATGCTGGTAAAATCGCTGGCTTAGAAGTAGAACGTATCATTAACGAACCAACAGCTGCAGCATTAGCTTACGGTTTAGATAAAACTGACAAAGATCAAAAAGTATTAGTATTTGACCTTGGTGGTGGTACTTTTGACGTATCTATCCTTGAATTAGGTGACGGTGTATTTGAAGTATTAGCTACAGCAGGTGACAATAAACTTGGTGGGGATGACTTTGATGAAGTAATCATTAACTACTTAGTTGAAGAATTCAAAAAAGAAAATGGCATTGATTTATCACAAGATAAAATGGCATTACAACGTCTAAAAGACGCAGCTGAAAAAGCTAAAAAAGATTTATCAGGTGTATCATCAACACAAATTTCTTTACCATTTATTTCTGGTGGAGCAAACGGACCATTACACTTAGAAAATACACTTTCAAGAGCTAAATTCGAATCATTAACAAGTGGTTTAGTTGAAAGAACAATGGGACCTACTAGACAAGCAATGAAAGATGCTGGTTTATCTAACTCAGACATCGATGAAGTTATCCTTGTTGGTGGTTCAACTCGTATCCCAGCGGTACAAGATGCAATTAAAAAAGAAATTGGCAAAGAACCTAACAAAGGTGTTAACCCTGATGAAGTAGTTGCAATGGGTGCAGCTATCCAAGGTGGCGTTATCACTGGTGACGTTAAAGATGTTGTATTACTTGATGTAACACCATTATCTTTAGGTATTGAAACAATGGGTGGCGTTTCAACAGTATTAATTGAAAGAAACACTACTATTCCAACATCTAAATCTCAAGTATTCTCTACAGCAGCTGATAACCAACCAGCAGTAGATATTCACGTATTACAAGGTGAACGTCAATTAGCAGCAGATAACAAAACATTAGGACGTTTCCAATTAACAGATATTCCACCAGCTCCACGTGGTGTGCCACAAATCGAAGTTACATTTGATATCGATAAAAACGGTATTGTTAATGTTACAGCTAAAGATTTAGGTACAAATAAAGAGCAAAAAATTACAATCGAATCAAGTTCTTCATTATCAGACGAAGAAATCGATCGTATGGTTCAAGATGCAGAGAAAAATGCTGAAGAAGACAAAAAACGTCGTGAAGAAATCGATTTAAGAAACGAAGCAGACCAAATGGTATTCACAGTTGAAAAAACTTTAACTGACCTTGGTGACAATGTAGATGAAAGCGAAAAAACTAAAGCTGAAGAAGCTAAAGAAGAATTGAAAAAAGCTTTAGAAGGTAGCGACATTGAAGATATTAAAACGAAAAAAGATACTCTTGAAGAAATCGTTCAACAATTATCTGTAAAAATGTATGAACAAGCTGCTCAAGCGCAACAAGGTGCTGAATCAGGTGAAGGTCAATCAACTTCAAATGATGACGATGTTGTAGACGCTGAATATACTGAAGTAAACGAAGACGACAAAAAATAATATTATTTATTAAAAAGTCAAAGTCAATGTGATTGGCTTTGGCTTTTTTAATTCAGTTTAAACTGGTATCATATATCAATGTGTAAAGGAGAGATTTTTTTGGCAAAGAGAGACTATTATGAAGTACTAGGTATATCAAAAGATGCTTCAAAAGATGAAATTAAAAAAGCTTATAGAAAATTATCAAAAAAGTATCATCCTGATATTAATCAAGAAGAGGGCGCAGATGCTAAATTCAAAGAAATTTCTGAAGCGTATGAAATATTAAGCGATGAAAATAAACGTGCTCAATACGACCGTTTTGGACATCAAGGTCCACAACAAGGATTCGGAGGTTCACAAGGATTTGGAGGACAAGACTTCTCTGGATTTGGTGGCTTCGAAGATATATTCGGTTCGTTCTTTGGTGGCGGCGGTAGAAGAGATCCAAACGCCCCAAGACAAGGCGATGATTTACAATATAGCATGACGTTAACATTTGAAGAAGCCGTGTTTGGTACAGAAAAAGATATCACTGTACGAAAAGACGTAGAATGCGACACTTGTCATGGTAATGGTGCTAAACCAGGTACGAAGAAAAAAACATGTACGTACTGTAATGGACAAGGTCATGTAACTGTTGAACAAAACACGATTCTTGGTAGAATGCAAACTCAAAAAGTCTGCCCTGAATGTGAAGGTGCAGGACAAGTGTTTGAAGAAAAATGTGTAGATTGTCATGGTAAAGGTACACAAAACAAAAAAGTAACAATCAACGTTAAAGTACCTGCTGGTGTAGACAATGATCAACAAATTAGATTATCTGGTAAAGGTGGTCCAGGTGTAAATGGCGGACCAGCTGGAGATTTATATGTTGTATTCAGAGTGAAACCGCATAGTAAATTTAAACGTGATGGCGACCATATATTCTATGATTTAAACCTTTCTTTCCCACAAGCAGCACTTGGTGATGAAATAACAGTTCCTACATTGAATGGAAATGTGTCAATAAATGTACCAGCTGGAACACAAACAGGAAAGCAGTTTAGACTAAGAGAAAAAGGTGTTCAAAATGTACACGGATACGGTAAAGGTGATTATTTCGTTACTGTAAAAGTCGTTACACCAGATAACCTTACTGAACGTCAAACAGAATTACTACGTGAATTTGCAGAAATTGGCGGAGAAAAGATAACAGAACAACCTTCTAGCTTTAAAGATAAAGCTAAAAAGTTTTTTAAAGGAGAATAGCCTGTGAATTGGATCGAGTACACAATCATGATAAATAAAGAAGCAGAGCCTATTGTAACTGCATTGTTAAACGATTTTGGTGCAAATGGTGTAGTGATTGAAGATTCAGCTGAATTATTAAAAGATCACGAAGATGTTTATGGAGAAATTTATGAATTAAATCCTGAAGATTATCCGAAACATGATGTAAGAGTGAAATGTTATTTTAATGAATTAGTATTTACCGAAACGTTAGAAAAAAATATTCAAGATACTATTTCAGAAGTTGAAGGAATCGATTTAGATATTTTAACTTTTTCTAAAACGATTATACAAGAATCTGATTGGGAAAATGAATGGAAGAATTATTTCCACCCATTCAAAGCTTCAGAAAGATTTGTTATTGTTCCAAGTTGGGAAGAATACGATAACAATGAAGATGATTTATGTATTGAACTCGATCCGGGAATGGCATTCGGAACAGGTGATCATCCTACAACAAGTATGTGTTTAAAGCATATAGAGCAAGTTGTGAAACCAGAACATAAAGTCATTGATGTTGGTACTGGTTCAGGCATCTTAAGTATTGCATGTCATTTATTAGGCGTAAAATCGATTAAAGCGATAGATTTGGATGATTTAGCAGTAAAAGTAGCTAAAGAAAATTTCGAAAAAAATCATTGCGAAAATGATATTATTGCAAAGCCAGGTAATTTATTAACTGAAGAAACTGAACAATACGATGTTATTATTGCTAATATTTTGGCGCATATTATCGATTTAATGATAGAAGATAGTTATGCAAGATTAAATGATGGTGGTTACTTTATTACATCAGGTATCATTGAAGAAAAATCTGATGAAATCATTGATAAACTAAAAGAAACTGGATACACAATCGAAAGTACATTGAGAGACAATGGTTGGGTTTCAATAAGAGCTAGAAAGTAGGAGATTTTATGCAAAGATATTTCTTACATGAAGACGCTGAGTTAAATCAGCGTTTTTTTATACATAATACAGATGATATACATCATATTAAAAATGTAATGCGCATGACTGTTGATGATGAAATCATTATTACATTTAGTGATCAAAAATCTTTAGTTTCTAAAATTATTGCATTTCAAGATGATCATATCGAAATTTTAACGATAGACGATACGACAAGACAAACTGAGCTTCCTGTTGAAATAACAATCGCTAGTGGGCTTATTAAAGGTGATAAATACGAATGGATGATTCAAAAAGCTACTGAGATGGGCGCGCATCATTTTATTGCTGTTCAATCAGAAAGATCTGTCGTAAAATTAGACGCTAAAAAGCAAGATAAAAAACTAGATAGATGGCAAAAAATCATCAAAGAAGCCAGTGAACAAAGTATGAGACTGACAATCCCAGATATTAACTATCATTCGAATTTCAAATCAGTTTATGATATTATTGATGAATATGATTATGTATTAATAGCTTACGAAGAAGAAGCTAAACGTGGGGAAAAGAATAAATTCCATCAAGTTGGCGCTAAACTAGAACGCGGTCAAAAAATATTAATTGTCTTTGGGCCAGAAGGTGGCTTATCAGAAGATGAGGTTAATTTATTCAATGACGGTGAAAAAATCGGTTTAGGGCCAAGAATTTTAAGAGCAGAGACCGCTCCATTATATGCTTTAGCGGCTTTAAGCTATCAATTAGAATTGATGAGGTGAATATTATTGGCTACAGTAGCATTCCATACTTTAGGTTGTAAAGTTAATCATTATGAAACTGAAGCAATATGGCAATTATTTAAAGAAAACGATTATGAAAGAGTAGATTTTGAAACAAATGCGGATGTATTTATAATCAATACATGTACGGTTACAAACACAGGTGATAAGAAGAGTAGACAAGTTATTAGACGTGCTATTCGTCAAAATCCAGATGCAGTAGTATGTGTAACAGGTTGTTATGCACAGACATCTCCTGCCGAAATAATGGCAATACCTGGTGTTGATATTGTAGTAGGAACGCAAGATAGACATAAATTAATTTCATACATCGAAGAATATAAAGCAAGTAGACAACCTATTAATGGTGTTGGGAACATCATGAAGAATAGAAAATATGAAGAATTAGAAGTACCATACTTCACAGATAGAACGCGTGCATCATTAAAGATACAAGAAGGTTGTAACAATTTCTGTACATTCTGTATCATTCCTTGGGCAAGAGGATTAATGCGTTCTAGAGACCCTAAACAAGTTGTGAGCCAAGCAACGACACTTGTTAATTCAGGTTATAAAGAAATCGTTTTAACTGGTATTCATACTGGTGGATATGGTGAAGATTTGAAAGATTATAACTTGGCTCAATTACTAAGAGATTTAGAAGAAGTAGAAAACTTAGAAAGAATTAGAATATCTTCTATTGAAGCTAGCCAACTTACTGATGAAGTAATTGATGTAATTGATAAGTCTACGAAAGTTGTAAGACATTTACATATTCCATTACAATCAGGTTCTGATACAGTGTTGAAACGTATGAGAAGAAAATATACTATGGCTCATTTTTCTGAAAGACTACAAAAACTTCACAAAGCTTTACCAGGTTTAGCGGTAACAAGTGATGTTATTGTTGGTTTTCCGGGAGAAACTGAAGAAGAATTCCAAGAAACGTATGATTTTATCGTTAAACACCAATTTTCAGAACTGCACGTATTCCCATATTCAATGAGAACGGGAACGCCTGCAGCTAGAATGACTGATCAAGTAGATGATAACGTTAAAAATGATCGCGTTCATCGTTTAATAGAGTTATCAAATCAATTAGCTAAAGATTATGCTTCTAAATATGATCAAACTGTATTAGAAGTTATTCCTGAAGAAAAAGGTTCTCACGATGGAAAATTAATTGGTTATGCAGATAATTATATGAAGATTGAGTTCGATGGTGATGAATCACTAATAGGCGAATTAGTAAAAGTTAAAGTAACAGAGCCAGGTTATCCAATAAATACTGGAAAACTTGTAAAAGTAGTCAATCATGCAACTAATAAAGACGAAAGATTAGTTACATATTAATATTCATAACAATTGATTATTGACTTAAAAAATGACTTATTTTATAATGTTTAAGTACATAGTAATTTAAATACTATGTTACAGATATATATACAAAGCTTTGTTGATATTTGGAGGGAGGGAAATACAGATGTCTAAAACAGTAGTTCGTAAAAACGAATCAATCGAAGATGCATTACGTCGCTTTAAACGTACAGTTTCAAAGAGCGGTACGATTCAAGAAGTACGTAAACGTGAGTTCTATGAAAAACCAAGCGTTAAGCGTAAGAAGAAATCAGAAGCAGCACGTAAACGTAAATTTAAATAATTAATTTATTATTGAACTCCCTCAATGAATATTAATTAATTATATTAAAATTTAACTAACGTACGTATCGTAAAGAACCATTCATAAACTTTATGTTTATGAATGGTTCTTTTATTTATAATTTTTTAAAGTATATATTAAAACTGCAAAAAATAGATTTGGAAATTGAATTGTAAAAATTTTTCAGAATAATCGTTATATACATTTTAGTTCGCTGTTAATTTATTGTATAATGAAATAGAGGGGTGAGATTATTGACATCAACACATGAATACATATTTACTTTTATTCATGAGAATTTGAATTTAGGTATTGTTTCAAGTCGAAGTTTATCTTCAATTGGTGATTTTTTAACGATGCCACTCGTTACATTAATTTTGACTTGTATTATTTTTTTAGGTGCACTTTATCAATTGTATTCTAATCATATAAATATTGCTGGTATATTGAGTGTTATTAGCACACTTATCTTTTTTATAGGATTTGTTATAGTTGATGAAATAAGTTTGATTTCTGTTTTGTTATTTGCGATCGGTGTACTTTTAGTAATAATTGAATTATTTGTTATTGGTGCAATATTAGGTATCCTAGGTTTTATAGCGATTATTTCTAGCTTTATATTAGTTGGAGAGAATGTATTAACTATGGGTATGATTATTGCCGTAGCTTTAATTCTAACAACAATAGAGTGGGTG encodes the following:
- a CDS encoding 16S rRNA (uracil(1498)-N(3))-methyltransferase, with translation MQRYFLHEDAELNQRFFIHNTDDIHHIKNVMRMTVDDEIIITFSDQKSLVSKIIAFQDDHIEILTIDDTTRQTELPVEITIASGLIKGDKYEWMIQKATEMGAHHFIAVQSERSVVKLDAKKQDKKLDRWQKIIKEASEQSMRLTIPDINYHSNFKSVYDIIDEYDYVLIAYEEEAKRGEKNKFHQVGAKLERGQKILIVFGPEGGLSEDEVNLFNDGEKIGLGPRILRAETAPLYALAALSYQLELMR
- the mtaB gene encoding tRNA (N(6)-L-threonylcarbamoyladenosine(37)-C(2))-methylthiotransferase MtaB, which translates into the protein MATVAFHTLGCKVNHYETEAIWQLFKENDYERVDFETNADVFIINTCTVTNTGDKKSRQVIRRAIRQNPDAVVCVTGCYAQTSPAEIMAIPGVDIVVGTQDRHKLISYIEEYKASRQPINGVGNIMKNRKYEELEVPYFTDRTRASLKIQEGCNNFCTFCIIPWARGLMRSRDPKQVVSQATTLVNSGYKEIVLTGIHTGGYGEDLKDYNLAQLLRDLEEVENLERIRISSIEASQLTDEVIDVIDKSTKVVRHLHIPLQSGSDTVLKRMRRKYTMAHFSERLQKLHKALPGLAVTSDVIVGFPGETEEEFQETYDFIVKHQFSELHVFPYSMRTGTPAARMTDQVDDNVKNDRVHRLIELSNQLAKDYASKYDQTVLEVIPEEKGSHDGKLIGYADNYMKIEFDGDESLIGELVKVKVTEPGYPINTGKLVKVVNHATNKDERLVTY
- the grpE gene encoding nucleotide exchange factor GrpE — encoded protein: MTEEKHNETFDESNDQAQNVATEEVEENSTEEESNVEETEQEEKIVEIPEAELELLKEKATQEEEKYLRLYAEFENYKRRMKQESSIMKEYQAQNVLTSVLPALDNMDRALKQEGDSEDYLTFKKGVQMVYDDLLKSLKDNGLEEIQSQNQKFDPNVHQAVMQDNNPDFESGVVTEELQRGYKLKDRVLRPAMVKVNE
- the dnaJ gene encoding molecular chaperone DnaJ gives rise to the protein MAKRDYYEVLGISKDASKDEIKKAYRKLSKKYHPDINQEEGADAKFKEISEAYEILSDENKRAQYDRFGHQGPQQGFGGSQGFGGQDFSGFGGFEDIFGSFFGGGGRRDPNAPRQGDDLQYSMTLTFEEAVFGTEKDITVRKDVECDTCHGNGAKPGTKKKTCTYCNGQGHVTVEQNTILGRMQTQKVCPECEGAGQVFEEKCVDCHGKGTQNKKVTINVKVPAGVDNDQQIRLSGKGGPGVNGGPAGDLYVVFRVKPHSKFKRDGDHIFYDLNLSFPQAALGDEITVPTLNGNVSINVPAGTQTGKQFRLREKGVQNVHGYGKGDYFVTVKVVTPDNLTERQTELLREFAEIGGEKITEQPSSFKDKAKKFFKGE
- the rpsU gene encoding 30S ribosomal protein S21 → MSKTVVRKNESIEDALRRFKRTVSKSGTIQEVRKREFYEKPSVKRKKKSEAARKRKFK
- the dnaK gene encoding molecular chaperone DnaK, with the protein product MSKVIGIDLGTTNSVVSVLEGGEPKVIQNPEGNRTTPSVVAFKDGETQVGEVAKRQAVTNPNTIQSVKRHMGTDYKEKVEDKEYTPQEISAMILQNLKSTAESYLGEKVTKAVVTVPAYFNDAERQATKDAGKIAGLEVERIINEPTAAALAYGLDKTDKDQKVLVFDLGGGTFDVSILELGDGVFEVLATAGDNKLGGDDFDEVIINYLVEEFKKENGIDLSQDKMALQRLKDAAEKAKKDLSGVSSTQISLPFISGGANGPLHLENTLSRAKFESLTSGLVERTMGPTRQAMKDAGLSNSDIDEVILVGGSTRIPAVQDAIKKEIGKEPNKGVNPDEVVAMGAAIQGGVITGDVKDVVLLDVTPLSLGIETMGGVSTVLIERNTTIPTSKSQVFSTAADNQPAVDIHVLQGERQLAADNKTLGRFQLTDIPPAPRGVPQIEVTFDIDKNGIVNVTAKDLGTNKEQKITIESSSSLSDEEIDRMVQDAEKNAEEDKKRREEIDLRNEADQMVFTVEKTLTDLGDNVDESEKTKAEEAKEELKKALEGSDIEDIKTKKDTLEEIVQQLSVKMYEQAAQAQQGAESGEGQSTSNDDDVVDAEYTEVNEDDKK
- a CDS encoding NfeD family protein, which translates into the protein MFTFIHENLNLGIVSSRSLSSIGDFLTMPLVTLILTCIIFLGALYQLYSNHINIAGILSVISTLIFFIGFVIVDEISLISVLLFAIGVLLVIIELFVIGAILGILGFIAIISSFILVGENVLTMGMIIAVALILTTIEWVILVKGFNRKIPFFDKVILKDSTSKESGYTSHDDRSHLIGKECTTYTPLRPSGIILVDGERIDAVSDGNFIQKDQQVKIVQVEGTRVVVREI
- the prmA gene encoding 50S ribosomal protein L11 methyltransferase; translated protein: MNWIEYTIMINKEAEPIVTALLNDFGANGVVIEDSAELLKDHEDVYGEIYELNPEDYPKHDVRVKCYFNELVFTETLEKNIQDTISEVEGIDLDILTFSKTIIQESDWENEWKNYFHPFKASERFVIVPSWEEYDNNEDDLCIELDPGMAFGTGDHPTTSMCLKHIEQVVKPEHKVIDVGTGSGILSIACHLLGVKSIKAIDLDDLAVKVAKENFEKNHCENDIIAKPGNLLTEETEQYDVIIANILAHIIDLMIEDSYARLNDGGYFITSGIIEEKSDEIIDKLKETGYTIESTLRDNGWVSIRARK